In Silene latifolia isolate original U9 population chromosome 3, ASM4854445v1, whole genome shotgun sequence, a single window of DNA contains:
- the LOC141649441 gene encoding uncharacterized protein LOC141649441: MWSKSSSFLIKVQEEWNKHYEGHKMFSVVKKLKALKFPLKSLNRDCFADIETSANIAESDLLAIQNQLAQDPQNADLITREIETATKWLEAGDSNTAYFHASIKKRNSLNKVTKIDDQYGRTCTDSQSIQNAFLDYYQTLLGTQKPTERVRHQVIAEGQYCNQDHAAILSTAVSDEEIKAVFFSIPIDKSPGPDGYTSAFFKDSWDIVGGEVCAAIKDFFSTGQLLKQINATNITLIPKCDRPSSVKQFRPIACCNMIYKVISKLLCNRLAQVLPDLISENQGAFIKGRSIIENVLICQDLVKMYNRKAVSPRCLFKIDLQKAYDTVEWDFVEQLFRGFQFPEAFIQRGDTQSIVLLLRAFSSFSKASRLTMNNSKSEVYYNGVAQQVKDDIHQFARFEEGTMPFRYLGVPIQAGRLTKKECNILTERMVGFFLIPKSVIKRIEAICKNFLWDGSSEYHKVPLVAWETVTLPKNEGGLGIKRALTWNYATIGKLVDWVYTKSDRLWIKWVHQLYIKDKDWHNYSPPSDAAWAWKNICKIKEMMKNGYVANTWILNTKGYTVSSGYEWLRHKQPQQHWAPMIWSNWNIPKHAIITWISMHKGLKVKEKLFRLGCFTDDRCIICDREQPSTATVGTVVWLQNTCQYAWRIAKCQNRLKQQVHYLLWNALYYHVWSQRNAARIQSVLIRPQKLAEMIKDEDVKLVVNLMLYLCSIRDGLVVET, from the exons atgtggagtAAATCATCTTCTTTTCTGATTAAGGTCCAAGAGGAATGGAATAAGCATTATGAGGGACATAAAATGTTCTCTGTGGTGAAAAAATTGAAGGCCCTAAAATTTCCCTTGAAGAGTTTAAATAGGGACTGTTTTGCTGACATAGAGACTAGTGCAAACATTGCTGAGTCTGACCTGCTGGCAATCCAAAACCAGCTGGCACAGGATCCTCAGAATGCTGATCTGATTACAAGAGAGATTGAAACTGCTACGAAG TGGCTAGAAGCTGGGGACAGTAATACAGCATATTTTCATGCCTCAATTAAGAAGAGAAACAGTCTGAATAAGGTAACTAAAATAGATGACCAATATGGCAGGACCTGTACTGATAGTCAGAGCATTCAAAATGCTTTCTTGGACTATTATCAAACTTTGTTGGGTACCCAAAAGCCTACAGAAAGGGTGAGACATCAGGTTATAGCTGAGGGACAATACTGTAATCAGGATCATGCTGCTATACTCAGTACTGCAGTTTCAGATGAGGAGATTAAAGCTGTATTCTTCTCTATTCCAATTGACAAATCCCCTGGACCAGATGGATATACGAGTGCTTTCTTTAAAGACAGTTGGGATATAGTTGGAGGTGAGGTGTGTGCTGCTATTAAAGATTTCTTCTCCACAGGGCAATTACTGAAACAAATAAATGCTACAAACATAACTCTTATCCCTAAATGTGATAGACCTAGTTCAGTCAAGCAGTTCAGGCCAATAgcttgttgtaatatgatttatAAGGTGATTTCCAAGCTGCTATGTAATAGACTAGCTCAGGTGCTACCTGACCTTATTAGTGAGAATCAAGGTGCCTTCATAAAAGGTAGGTCTATTATAGAAAATGTCCTCATTTGTCAAGACCTTGtgaaaatgtataataggaaagctGTGTCCCCACGATGCCTCTTCAAGATTGATCTGCAAAAAGCATATGATACAGTTGAATGGGACTTTGTTGAGCAGCTATTCAGAGGATTCCAGTTCCCTGAAGCCTTCATTCAAAGG GGTGACACTCAGTCTATTGTTTTACTCCTAAGAGCTTTCTCTTCATTCTCTAAAGCTTCTAGACTTACAATGAACAACTCAAAGTCAGAAGTTTACTATAATGGGGTAGCTCAGCAGGTCAAAGATGATATCCATCAGTTTGCAAGGTTTGAGGAAGGGACAATGCCTTTCAGATATTTGGGTGTACCAATACAAGCAGGGAGGTTGACAAAAAAAGAGTGTAATATCCTGACTGAAAGAATGGTG GGATTTTTTTTGATTCCAAAGAGTGTGATCAAGAGAATAGAAGCCATTTGTAAAAACTTTCTCTGGGATGGTAGCTCTGAATATCACAAGGTACCTCTTGTCGCCTGGGAAACTGTTACTCTCCCAAAGAATGAGGGTGGCCTTGGTATCAAAAGAGCTCTTACCTGGAATTATGCTACTATAGGCAAACTGGTTGATTGGGTCTATACAAAATCTGACAGACTATGGATCAAGTGGGTCCATCAGCTCTATATCAAGGATAAAGACTGGCACAATTACTCTCCTCCCTCAGATGCTGCGTGGGCTTGGAAAAATATCTGTAAAATAAAAGAGATGATGAAAAATGGTTATGTAGCTAATACCTGGATTCTTAACACTAAAGGGTACACAGTTAGCAGTGGCTACGAATGGCTTAGACATAAGCAACCTCAACAGCACTGGGCTCCTATGATATGGAGTAACTGGAACATCCCTAAGCATGCTATCATCACTTGGATCAGTATGCATAAGGGACTAAAAGTGAAAGAGAAACTGTTCAGATTGGGATGCTTCACTGATGACAGGTGCATTATCTGTGACAGGGAA CAACCAAGTACTGCTACTGTTGGAACAGTGGTGTGGCTTCAGAATACATGTCAGTATGCTTGGAGGATCGCAAAATGCCAAAATCGTCTAAAACAGCAAGTTCACTACCTGCTGTGGAATGCTCTTTACTACCATGTATGGAGTCAAAGGAATGCTGCTCGTATTCAGTCTGTTCTCATCAGACCTCAGAAACTGGCTGAAATGATCAAGGACGAG gatgttaagttggttgtaaaCTTAATGCTTTACTTATGTAGCATCCGTGATGGCTTGGTAGTGGAGACTTAG